One window from the genome of Bdellovibrio sp. ArHS encodes:
- a CDS encoding prepilin-type N-terminal cleavage/methylation domain-containing protein, translated as MNSLKRTGKLGLNRNGFTLLEIIIAAGVMAILILFTTPLLTLVINNFQKRMQSDSNTASRMHLKKYFNRSLMAVSPVRFDPSATLVGNSLNSTSWKLSDGRPITKDQVPTFLLDGRPVRQDSFSIELYSIEYKDGKATKVSYGALLSRCAKPEVHDIGISVSALNDLARPYLQMKDEECCQGGVCKMCRNYSISCCDSSQGSCEKDVDLLPMVFVINKDQIQIYPAKPDLLTTPGIGFMLSFDANPVRSYTLYEFRYMNRCLLSAGQKVADCSKDVRDYFQNAQFKPFLQLEVSSTTSNVVNSLSDGSFIGIGEKVLGDF; from the coding sequence ATGAACAGCTTAAAGAGAACAGGAAAATTGGGTTTAAATCGGAACGGTTTCACGTTGTTGGAAATCATCATTGCCGCTGGTGTTATGGCTATTTTGATCCTGTTTACGACTCCGTTACTGACGCTCGTTATAAACAATTTTCAAAAAAGAATGCAGTCTGATTCTAACACCGCCTCCCGAATGCATTTAAAAAAATATTTCAATCGTTCTTTGATGGCGGTCAGCCCCGTTCGCTTTGATCCTTCGGCCACGTTGGTCGGGAACTCGTTGAATTCGACGTCTTGGAAATTGTCCGATGGTCGGCCGATCACAAAAGATCAAGTTCCCACTTTTCTTCTGGATGGGCGTCCCGTCAGACAGGATAGCTTTTCCATTGAGCTTTATAGTATTGAATATAAGGATGGAAAGGCGACGAAAGTCAGTTACGGAGCCTTACTGTCTCGCTGTGCGAAGCCTGAGGTTCATGATATCGGAATCTCGGTTTCAGCGTTGAATGACTTAGCAAGACCTTATCTGCAGATGAAGGACGAGGAGTGTTGTCAGGGTGGCGTTTGTAAAATGTGCCGAAATTACTCCATCAGCTGCTGTGATTCGAGTCAGGGATCTTGTGAAAAAGATGTGGATCTTTTGCCCATGGTTTTCGTCATTAACAAAGACCAGATTCAGATTTATCCTGCAAAACCGGATCTTCTCACGACCCCTGGCATTGGTTTTATGTTGAGCTTTGATGCGAATCCGGTGCGATCTTATACGCTTTATGAATTTCGCTATATGAATCGATGTCTTTTAAGTGCAGGCCAAAAGGTCGCCGATTGTTCTAAGGACGTTCGCGATTATTTTCAGAATGCGCAGTTCAAGCCTTTTCTGCAACTTGAAGTATCTTCCACCACAAGCAACGTCGTGAATAGCTTAAGTGATGGCTCTTTCATTGGTATCGGGGAGAAAGTCTTGGGGGACTTCTGA